Proteins from a single region of Kogia breviceps isolate mKogBre1 chromosome 5, mKogBre1 haplotype 1, whole genome shotgun sequence:
- the PDXK gene encoding pyridoxal kinase isoform X1, translating to MEEECRVLSIQSHVVRGYVGNRAATFPLQVLGFEVDAVNSVQFSNHTGYSHWKGQVLNSDELHELYDGLKLNDVIKYDYVLTGYTRDKSFLAMVVDIVRELKQQSPRLVYVCDPVMGDKWNGEGSMYVPEDLLPVYREKVVPVADIITPNQFEAELLSGRKIHSQEEALAVMDMLHSMGPDTVVITSSDLPSPRGSNYLIALGSQRTRAPDGSVVTQRIRMEMCKVDAVFVGTGDLFAAMLLAWTHKHPNNLKVACEKTVSAMHHVLQRTIKCAQARAGEGLKPSPAQLELRMVQSKKDIENPEIVVQATVL from the exons GTTTTGGGGTTTGAGGTCGATGCGGTGAACTCTGTCCAGTTTTCAAACCACACAG GCTACTCGCACTGGAAGGGCCAAGTGCTGAACTCGGACGAGCTCCACGAGCTGTACGACGGGCTGAAGCTGAACGACGTGATCAAGTATGACTACGTGCTCACCG GTTACACGCGAGACAAGTCCTTCCTGGCCATGGTGGTGGACATCGTGCGGGAGCTGAAGCAGCAGAGCCCCAGGCTCGTGTACG TGTGCGACCCCGTGATGGGAGACAAGTGGAACGGAGAAGGCTCCATG TACGTCCCCGAGGACCTCCTTCCAGTTTACAGGGAGAAGGTCGTGCCGGTTGCAGACATCATCACCCCCAACCAGTTTGAGGCTGA GTTGCTGAGCGGGAGAAAAATCCACAGCCAGGAAGAAGCCTTAGCG GTGATGGACATGCTGCACTCGATGGGCCCTGACACGGTGGTCATCACGAGCTCGGACCTGCCGTCCCCGAGGGGCAGCAACTACTTGATCGCGCTGGGGAGCCAGAGGACAC GGGCCCCCGACGGCTCCGTGGTGACACAGCGCATCCGCATGGAGATGTGCAAGGTGGACGCAGTCTTCGTGGGCACCGGGGACCTCTTTGCCGCCATGCTGTTGGCGTGGACGCACAAGCACCCCAACAACCTCAAG GTGGCCTGTGAGAAGACCGTGTCGGCCATGCACCATGTTCTGCAGCGGACCATCAAGTGTGCACAAG CCAGGGCTGGGGAAGGACTGAAGCCCAGCCCGGCCCAGCTGGAGCTGAGGATGGTCCAGAGCAAGAAGGACATCGAGAACCCGGAGATCGTCGTCCAAGCCACGGTGCTGTGA
- the PDXK gene encoding pyridoxal kinase isoform X2 → MVIRRAECGTRTWKWQEKVLGFEVDAVNSVQFSNHTGYSHWKGQVLNSDELHELYDGLKLNDVIKYDYVLTGYTRDKSFLAMVVDIVRELKQQSPRLVYVCDPVMGDKWNGEGSMYVPEDLLPVYREKVVPVADIITPNQFEAELLSGRKIHSQEEALAVMDMLHSMGPDTVVITSSDLPSPRGSNYLIALGSQRTRAPDGSVVTQRIRMEMCKVDAVFVGTGDLFAAMLLAWTHKHPNNLKVACEKTVSAMHHVLQRTIKCAQARAGEGLKPSPAQLELRMVQSKKDIENPEIVVQATVL, encoded by the exons GTTTTGGGGTTTGAGGTCGATGCGGTGAACTCTGTCCAGTTTTCAAACCACACAG GCTACTCGCACTGGAAGGGCCAAGTGCTGAACTCGGACGAGCTCCACGAGCTGTACGACGGGCTGAAGCTGAACGACGTGATCAAGTATGACTACGTGCTCACCG GTTACACGCGAGACAAGTCCTTCCTGGCCATGGTGGTGGACATCGTGCGGGAGCTGAAGCAGCAGAGCCCCAGGCTCGTGTACG TGTGCGACCCCGTGATGGGAGACAAGTGGAACGGAGAAGGCTCCATG TACGTCCCCGAGGACCTCCTTCCAGTTTACAGGGAGAAGGTCGTGCCGGTTGCAGACATCATCACCCCCAACCAGTTTGAGGCTGA GTTGCTGAGCGGGAGAAAAATCCACAGCCAGGAAGAAGCCTTAGCG GTGATGGACATGCTGCACTCGATGGGCCCTGACACGGTGGTCATCACGAGCTCGGACCTGCCGTCCCCGAGGGGCAGCAACTACTTGATCGCGCTGGGGAGCCAGAGGACAC GGGCCCCCGACGGCTCCGTGGTGACACAGCGCATCCGCATGGAGATGTGCAAGGTGGACGCAGTCTTCGTGGGCACCGGGGACCTCTTTGCCGCCATGCTGTTGGCGTGGACGCACAAGCACCCCAACAACCTCAAG GTGGCCTGTGAGAAGACCGTGTCGGCCATGCACCATGTTCTGCAGCGGACCATCAAGTGTGCACAAG CCAGGGCTGGGGAAGGACTGAAGCCCAGCCCGGCCCAGCTGGAGCTGAGGATGGTCCAGAGCAAGAAGGACATCGAGAACCCGGAGATCGTCGTCCAAGCCACGGTGCTGTGA